Below is a window of Lodderomyces elongisporus chromosome 3, complete sequence DNA.
GGCTTTTTTGAAATGAAACGACTATCTTTTGACTCAAAAACCGTGTCCCATACATATTCGCCTCTCTCAACTATGATGAAGCTGAGCTTAGAGATTATTGACGAGTTGGGCTTCACCACGGGGCACAACTTTTGTAAAACCCCTTCAATAAGGATTTTGCGGTCAGTGGATATTTGTCGACTCGAACCATTCGTGCCACCCAAGTCAACGGCTGGATAATGATTAATGAAACCACTAAGGCTTTGGTTGGAGAGACGATTGGTTATTTTCGTTTCTAGAATGTAAAATTCATCTGTCTTGAGTGCCTCACTTGCTACTTCTTCCCCTTCTGCAGTCACAATTCGAttctcaacaacaagattTTCAAGCACAATCACTGACGCCATTCTTGGTGTTATCATCAACTTGCGCAAATTGACTGAACCACGTCTTTTGTATGTTTCCCAACTTATCTTTAACTTGTCAAGCACGTGCTGTCTAATCCAAAACAATCTCTTCATGAGCTCTTCCTCTTGTTCGCCCAAATTATAATCTTTTATAAACTGTTTATTACGCAACGATGGAATCTGCTTGTAATCCaatgatttgattttacgaattggtaaaaaaaatctcTCAGTTTTGCTGATTTCAATATCAGAAACAAACTCAAAGTTGTCGTAGGATAAGGTGCATTGCATCTTGTTGTTCCACAAATTCTTTAGATCCAAAACAAGAATGCAATACTCGCTTGTGTCGATTTCGCCCGCTTCTTTGATGAATCGTTGAACAGCTTCAAATTTAGTGTTGATAAAGTCCACGCTTTTATTGAGGATAGAATCTGGAAAAACATGTATAATATCACACCCAACAATTTCCACACTTGGCATCACCGAAACAGTGATTGGAACATCCAAGTGTTTGGTGAAACAATCTGAGCCGGTTTTGTGTGCATAGTCCAATGAAATCAACAGCTGGCTCATTAACTTCCTGCCCACAAGTTCAAACTCGATAACAAGCTCCTCTTTTGGTTTGATTACTTCACCCAAAACGTCCTTGTTTTTCACACGAAAAGACTTGAAATTCAACAACTGCCACTCAAGTTCGTAAACTTCATCAGCTTTCAAATATGGCAGTTGATATAATTTGTTATTGAAGAATTCAATGGCAGTATcccaaaatgaaaatgacaaaTAGTTGATTGTTTCCATGGATTCATTTACCAAAGTTACTGTAAAGTCAATGCTTTCACCTTCAAGAACCATAACACATCCATTACGTATCAGAAGATCCTTGAGTCTAAGCACTGGTTGAGGCGGTATAACGTTTAAAACCAAATGTCGATGACTAACTCGTTCAGTGGTTGCACTTGCTCGCAAAGTTGCCAACAAACTATCAATTGTCTTCAAATCAGACAGGTGCGTTGTCTCTTTCGATGCAAACGTCCGTTTATCAAGAGCCAACTGTTGCAGATTCTCACCAAGCTCTGAAACAACCAGTTTCAACTTTATGCCATGTTCGTTGCGTTTCTCCTTGTCGATTATAGggaaaaattgtttttcgCAACGCCAAACTTGAATATTAAATCCCTTAATCACAAGCTTCCCCACATCAGTAGCTTTAAAAGTGACAAGAAACTGTTCTGTTGACATAGCGCGTAGTACAAAAGGAGTGGAAGCACCACCATAAAGCAGCGAGGCCGTATTTGTTACTGTagttctcttttctttaacacgcaatttgttgaaatttgCAATACTTGTATCAATGGAGTTTCCAGCCGAATAGCTATTTACAACTTGAGTCAACTCGTGAAACGTTACTACACGAACTCCTTCACTAACAACTTCGATATCATTAATATCGAGATCAAAGGCAAACGGGTTCTGCATCGAGATTTTAAGTTGATGAAGCTCCCCTTCAATCACGGTATGATCGATTTTAGGCAAATCTGGCTTGTTGTGACTACCCAGTTTATTAGTAGTGTAAGGGTCGTAAAATGGTTCAGAAATTATCTCCTTGTTGCGAGTAAGTATTGGCGTACTGGTGTGTACATCTTGCAGTGCTCTAGTTGAAACGTACTTAACTTTACGAACCAAGAATGGATCCCAATACGGAAGCTTTGTGGTTACCTTTTTTCCAATCATTTTATCGCGCAACTTCAACTGGTCATCGAAGGGAAGGCAGTGTGAGAATCGAGTAAGTAATAGAATGCAAAGCCCCTGGAGGAACGCGTCATCCTCAGATTGCTCAGCTAGGTTTAATGCTAAACGTAAAACCTGTATCTGTAAAGAAGTCCAGCTTCCTTGTGAATGAAGTTGAGCATCGTGGGCTGTGCCTTCGCAAGCAAGATTAATCTTGTAGATTTTGAATAAACTCTCAATCAACTTTTTCGCCTCGGGTAAGTTGTGCACGTTCAAGTGCGGCATCAATGTTAGGATTTGGAACCTCGTAACGAAAGCTTCTTTTCTAAACAAACCCAAACTCCGATAAACTTTTGCAATGTACGAAAAGATTCTGCACTGCTCGTCGATTGGTAACTCCACAAGCTGGAGGAGAAATATTTTATCAACATCGCACAAAATATCCTTACTTGGAAACGCTGTTGCTATCTCAGTGCCAGTGCGATTGATAACAGTTTCCATTATGTAATCATACGAAGTTCCAATCCTACTAGCCACCATTAAGTTGAGTTTTCTTAAAATGCATTCAATGTAAACAACATCGGGAACCATATTCTCAGTATCGCTCGTGCTTTGACCGTAGAAATAAATTGCTTTCGTGAGCGATAGTTTCAAAGTGTCATAAAATGGAATGGTGTTCAAGTCAACAGAAGTAGTTAATGGGAGACTAAAACCATTTGAAGTTATCGAGTTTCGTGGGGATGCCGTTGCTGCCGTTGccgttgctgttgctgctgaagttgttgttattgttgttgctgatgcgTTTATCGAGATCTTGGACCCATTAGACTCTAAAGAAGACCTTCTTCTACTCTCGTTGTAATCAACTAGGGATGACTTTGTGATTTGCAACGTTGAGCTAATACTGGGACTAAGCTGGTATGTTTGACCTGTATACTCGATTAAAAATATAGCCACGGAAAGCCCCTCGATACAACTACCTAGCCATAAGAAATCATTATGTCGTTTAAGTATTGTTAGGCCCTCTGTAAAGCTTGTCAAAGCATCGCTATACCTCCCAGCTAGTAAATGTAAATTTCCCATAAGTTTAAAATGTCTTCCTGCATATTTCGATTGTGTTTTAAGTTTTCCTGATGACTTTGATGCTGCtaaagttgaagttgaagttgatgttgatgttgtagTTGATGTTGCAGTtgaatttgtatttgtattccTAGTAggtgttgcagttgcagttccAGAAGCTGATGTAGCTGTACTAGCATCACCAAGTATATGTTCATCAATAGAGCCTCCGTTGAAAGAAGCTCTAAAAGAAGTCGACCCAGAACTTAGTCGCTTCTCTGCTTTGCTAATTGTTTTAGTGACAACATGGCTATCAGTAATTGATACCGGAGATCTTAACGTAATGGCTGAGTACCCGGCAGCAAAGTCGTTCAAAGCATCTGTAAATAGAAAGCTAAGTTTATAAAGACACAGCTTGATATTGGTATTTTCATTGAACTCTATAACTTCATGCACTATAGCACTTGAGTATATTCTCCGTAACTCTGTTCGATGATCGAAACCTGTCTTGGCTGTATCGCTAGACAATTCAGGACCAATTCCAATGACAATGAAAACCTTTCGGAATGGTTCAAATTCATGTAAATAAACCTGGTTTTCATCAATAGGGGTAGTTTGAAAGTCAGGAATTATCAATGGTGAATCAGCACTATCAGTATTAGACAGTCCGTCATCGTCGCTAATAGCTCCAAATCGGTGTTTGTTGGTTTCATGCCTTATAGTGTACACGTAACGGTTGAAATCAGGTACTGTGCAATTGTTGATTGGTACTAGTAGTATCTTTACCTTAGCTGGGGTAAGAAAGCTATACGCATCGTCGAGTGTCATGAATGTATTTCATTCAAttgaataaagaagaatgataaagaaaacgaatcgaaacgaaaaaaaaacgaaaagaaacgaaaagaaaaaaccaaaaaacgaaaaaaaatagttttCAATTGAGGTAGATATCGTAGTTTCTTGCAATTCTAGAATGATATGATGTCGATCGTGTTACTAGTTAATCTGATAAAGCTTTCTTTGTCTGTCTCTGCCTctgtcttttcttttaatttcaatttttcttctcttttgatacttttttttattattccCACTTGTTTCTTAAGATTCAACTTCCAAATCGTTTGGTAAGTAGGCTCGCGAGAGGGTGTCCATATAAAATTGCAGTTTTTTCGTGTACATTTTCACAATTTGCAAATATCGAGAAACTTGAgtgaagaaataaagattCCTCGCGATATCTGTGGAGGGCAAACATACTTCAAAAGCACTCATACTCAATCATCAGTGGAAACAAGTAAGataaaataatattaagaataaaagaaaaagaaaaagaaaaagaaaaaaaaaaatcatcttttgttcaatctatatatatatatatatatatacgaAATTGCATTTACCATAAAACAATGGCCGGATTAAATTTTGACAACTACCAAAGGAATCATTTCCTCACCACCAAGGGGTTTGCGCAACCAAAAGCTACATCTACAGGAACTACGATTGTTGGGTGTCAATTCAAAAATGGAGTAGTGATAGCAGCAGACACGCGAGCCACTGCGGGTCCCATCGTGGCCGACAAGAACTGTGAAAAGTTGCATAGATTGGCTCCACGAATCTGGTGTGCAGGTGCTGGTACAGCTGCAGACACAGAGATGGTGACACAACTCATTGCCTCGAATTTGGAGTTGCATGCATTGTCGCAGAATAGACAGCCACGTGTTATCACTGCCGTTACAATGTTGAAGCAACATTTGTTCAAGTACCAGGGACATTTGGGTGCTTACTTGATTGTTGCCGGTGTGGACCCTACTGGTGCCCATTTGTTATCAGTCCAAGCACATGGTTCGACAGATGTAGGAAAGTACCAGAGTTTAGGTTCGGGTTCTTTGGCAGCCATGGCTGTTTTGGAGACCAAGTTTAAAGAGGATATGACAAAGGAAGAGGCCATTGCTTTGTGTGCCGAGGCAATTGAAGCAGGTATCTGGAATGACTTGGGATCGGGATCCAATGTCGATGTATGTGTTATGGAAGTTGGCAAGGATGCGCAATTATTGAGAAACTACATAACACCAAATGTAAGGATAAAGAAATGCAGGGACTACAAGTTCCCACTTGGCACCACTGCTGTCTTGGGTCAAAAAGTGCGTGATATTTGTGATATTGAAGAGACTGTGGTGACATTTGACGAAGGTGAAGATAAAATGGAGGTAGATGCAACAGCTTGATTTGTATAGAGCACTAAATGCAGAATAACATAGACTAAAGTGGAATCTGTAGGTTTTCCTAGTGATTTTTTGTAGTAACCATATCAGTCGAGCTTGAGTCTAGGCATTGGTTGCGCTATCACTAGAGACGCTCTAGAACCTTCTGTGGCGcgactctttttttctgttcgttctttgcttctttattttctctttctctctctggTTTAGGTCGCAGTGAAAATTCAAGTTTGCATCCACTAAAGAACAAATCTTGAAACCGTTCAAGCTTTAAATTTGCAGATTACTTGCaagactttttttttccccacCGCCTTATTCCTATTTTCACTTAGCATATTTCCTCATTACTTACAATGGTTGTTAATAATCCAAACAATTGGCATTGGGTCGACAAGAATTGCTTGCCATGGTCCAAGACATATTTCGATGAAAAACTAGTCAAATTGTCTGCTCAAAATGATGATTCCAAAGTCACCATCACCGAAGTTTCTTCAGTTGAAGGAGATGTTGACGTTTCACAACGTAAAGGTAAAGTGATTTCCTTGTTTGATGTGCGTTTAGTCTTGGTATTTCAAGGATCAACCGCCGAAGACAATAGTGTACTGGGTTCGATCACGATTCCAGAGTTGACATATGATACCGAGGAGGATGAGTTGGTATTCAATATCACAGTTTACAACGAAACAAGTAAGAACTACCCAATTGTTGACTT
It encodes the following:
- the PUP1 gene encoding proteasome core particle subunit beta 2 (MEROPS:MER0000542; BUSCO:EOG092641M3), encoding MAGLNFDNYQRNHFLTTKGFAQPKATSTGTTIVGCQFKNGVVIAADTRATAGPIVADKNCEKLHRLAPRIWCAGAGTAADTEMVTQLIASNLELHALSQNRQPRVITAVTMLKQHLFKYQGHLGAYLIVAGVDPTGAHLLSVQAHGSTDVGKYQSLGSGSLAAMAVLETKFKEDMTKEEAIALCAEAIEAGIWNDLGSGSNVDVCVMEVGKDAQLLRNYITPNVRIKKCRDYKFPLGTTAVLGQKVRDICDIEETVVTFDEGEDKMEVDATA
- a CDS encoding uncharacterized protein (BUSCO:EOG0926077L), with translation MTLDDAYSFLTPAKVKILLVPINNCTVPDFNRYVYTIRHETNKHRFGAISDDDGSSNTDSADSPLIIPDFQTTPIDENQVYLHEFEPFRKVFIVIGIGPELSSDTAKTGFDHRTELRRIYSSAIVHEVIEFNENTNIKSCLYKLSFLFTDALNDFAAGYSAITLRSPVSITDSHVVTKTISKAEKRLSSGSTSFRASFNGGSIDEHILGDASTATSASGTATATPTRNTNTNSTATSTTTSTSTSTSTLAASKSSGKLKTQSKYAGRHFKLMGNLHLLAGRYSDALTSFTEGLTILKRHNDFLWLGSCIEGLSVAIFLIEYTGQTYQLSPSISSTLQITKSSLVDYNESRRRSSLESNGSKISINASATTITTTSAATATATAATASPRNSITSNGFSLPLTTSVDLNTIPFYDTLKLSLTKAIYFYGQSTSDTENMVPDVVYIECILRKLNLMVASRIGTSYDYIMETVINRTGTEIATAFPSKDILCDVDKIFLLQLVELPIDEQCRIFSYIAKVYRSLGLFRKEAFVTRFQILTLMPHLNVHNLPEAKKLIESLFKIYKINLACEGTAHDAQLHSQGSWTSLQIQVLRLALNLAEQSEDDAFLQGLCILLLTRFSHCLPFDDQLKLRDKMIGKKVTTKLPYWDPFLVRKVKYVSTRASQDVHTSTPILTRNKEIISEPFYDPYTTNKSGSHNKPDLPKIDHTVIEGELHQLKISMQNPFAFDLDINDIEVVSEGVRVVTFHELTQVVNSYSAGNSIDTSIANFNKLRVKEKRTTVTNTASSLYGGASTPFVLRAMSTEQFLVTFKATDVGKLVIKGFNIQVWRCEKQFFPIIDKEKRNEHGIKLKSVVSELGENSQQLALDKRTFASKETTHSSDLKTIDSLLATLRASATTERVSHRHLVLNVIPPQPVLRLKDLSIRNGCVMVLEGESIDFTVTLVNESMETINYLSFSFWDTAIEFFNNKLYQSPYLKADEVYELEWQLLNFKSFRVKNKDVLGEVIKPKEELVIEFELVGRKLMSQSLISLDYAHKTGSDCFTKHLDVPITVSVMPSVEIVGCDIIHVFPDSILNKSVDFINTKFEAVQRFIKEAGEIDTSEYCILVLDLKNLWNNKMQCTLSYDNFEFVSDIEISKTERFFLPIRKIKSLDYKQIPSLRNKQFIKDYNLGEQEEELMKRLFWIRQHVLDKLKISWETYKRRGSVNLRKLMITPRMASVIVLENLVVENRIVTAEGEEVASEALKTDEFYILETKITNRLSNQSLSGFINHYPAVDLGGTNGSSRQISTDRKILIEGVLQKLCPVVKPNSSIISKLSFIIVERGEYVWDTVFESKDSRFISKKPLRITAS